The Anaeromyxobacter diazotrophicus genome includes the window GGCGAAGTTCCCGCCGAAGTCGAGCTTGGCGTCCGGCTCGATGTGCGTGTCGCCCTTGTACTTCATGCGGTAGATGTACGCGGCGATGTGCGGCAGCTTCGCCAGCAGGTTCATCGCGTCCTCGTACGTCGCGTCCCAGTAGTCGGTCTTCTTCATGCCCTCGGCGTACCGGTGGGCGAAGACCGACTCGCGCTGCATGGCGAGGACGGCGGTCGAGAACATCGTCATCGGGTGCGTGTCGCGCGGCATGGCGCGGAGCACGTCGAAGACGTACGCGGGCACCTCGGCGCGGGAGCGCCAGTCGGCCTCGACCTCGAGGGCCTGCTCGGCGGTCGGGACGTCGCCGGTGAGCAGGAAGTAGAAGAAGGACTCGACCGTCGGCTGCTCGAAGCCGGCCTTGCGGGGCAGCGCCGCGAAGGTCTCCGGGATCGTCTTGCCGCGGAAGCGGATGCCTTCCTGCGGATCGAGGTAGGAGATGTCGGTCACGAGGCAGCGGACGTCGCGCGCCCCGCCGATCGCCTGCCCGATGTTGACGGAGTCGATGACGACGTTGCCGAACTCCTTGTTCAGCTTTTGCGTCCTCGGCCGGAAGGCCTCGATCTTCTCGAACAGCTTTGCTTTGAGGGCGGTGGTCCTCGGCTTCGCGTTGGCCATGCGGGCTCCGATGGATCGGCGTGAGGGACTGCGTCAAAATGAATCGGACGCGAAATCCTACATGCGCAGCCGCGCGCGGCGCAATCGTCACATGAGGCAGGATGACGCGCGACAAGCGGATGCTTGCGCCGCATCAAGCTCACCGGCCGAGCGGCTCGCCGGCCGCCCGCCAAGGTGGTGCGAGATCAGGCGCGTAGCAGCTCGGACCACGGACGGGGCGCCCTGGAGGGCGCGGCACCATGCCGCACCATGAGTGCGCTAGCGCCGGCCGCCGTGCAGCGCCGCCACCACCTGTGCCGCGAGGAGCCCGGCGTCCACGGGCAGCTCGGCCGCCGCGCCGGGGGCGGCGTCGGGGAGCGCGGGCGTCGGCTCGGCGCCGGCGGCTTCCTCGCGGCGCCGCGGCTTCCCGGCGCTCGCGCCGGAGCGGCAGGGCCGGCACCAGGGCTGGTTGCGGATGGCGCCGTCCGCCATCCGGCGCAGCCCGAACTGCGCCAGCGGCCGCATCTTGTGGCACTTGAGGCACATGAGCGTGATGAAGACCTCGTTGCCGTCCGCGTCGTAGACGCTCGAGCGGCGGCGCTTCGGCTTCGCCTCGCCCGCCTCCTGGCGCGCGTTCGACTTCTCCGCGCGCGAGGCGGCGACCTCGGCGTCGCGCTTCGCGATGGCAGGGGCGAGCATCACCTTGACGGCCATTCTTCACACCTCGCGGGAGAGACACCTCCGGCGCGGGGCCGGGCGGTGGCGAGGGTCTTCGTAGCGGGTCGGTCTGACAGCGGAGCTCACTTGGCCAGAGCCCGTCGCGAGGCACACGATGCCGTCGGCGAGCCGGGCACACGACGACGGAGCAGCGGAGGCGTGCCTGAAAGGCACGTCGAGCAGCGGACGGAGGAGTCTGCCCGGCGCAGCCAGGCAGCGTGCGCCGCAGCAGGGATCAGGCCAAGTGGGCTTCGCTATGAAAGCCCGCCGGGTCAGGCGCGCGCCGCCAGCTGACGGAGCACGTACGGCAGGATGCCGCCGTGGCGGAAGTACTCCACCTCGACCGGCGTGTCGATGCGCAGCGTGAGCGGCACCCGCTCCTCGCGCCCGTCCCGGCGGTGGACGACGAGCGTCACCTGCTGGCGCGGCGCGAGCGCGCCCTCGACGCCGAGGAGGTCGTACACCTCCGTACCGTCGAGCCCGAGGCTCTCCGCCGAGACGCCCTCCGCGAACTGGCAGGGGAGCACGCCCATCCCCACCAGGTTCGAGCGGTGGATGCGCTCGAAGGAGCGGGCGACGACGGCCCTCACCCCGAGCAGCCGCGTGCCCTTGGCGGCCCAGTCGCGCGAGCTGCCGGTGCCGTACTCCTGCCCGGCCAGCACCACGAGCGGCACGCCCTCCCGCTCGTAGAGGAGCGCGGCCTCGTGGATGGAGAGCTGCCGCCCGTCCGGCTGGTGCACGGTCACGCCGCCCTCGACCCCCGGCACCATCAGGTTCTTGATCCGCACGTTGGCGAAGGTGCCGCGCACCATCACCTCGTGGTTGCCGCGCCGGGCGCCGTAGGAGTTGAAGTCCTGCACCGGCACCCCCTGCTCCTGCAGGTAGCGGCCGGCGGGCGAGCTCGGCTTGATCGAGCCGGCGGGGCTGATGTGGTCGGTCGTGACCGACTCGCCGAAGATGGCGAGCGCCCGCGCGCCGCGGAGCGCGCCGGGGGCGGCGGGCTCCTTCGAGAACGGGAGGAAGTAGGGCGGCTCGCGGACGTAGGTGCTCTGCGCGTCCCAGGCGTAGGTCTCGCCGGAGGGCGCGGGCAGCGCGTTCCAGGCGGCGCTCTGCGACTGGACGTCGTGGTAGTTGCGCCGGTACTCGGCCGGATCGCTGGCGGCGAAGAGGACCGCCTGCACCTCCTCCTCCGAGGGCCACACGTCGCGCAGGTAGACGTCCTTCCCGTCCTTCCCCTGGCCGAGCGGCTCCCGCGTGAGGTCGCGCGCGACGTCGCCGGCGAGGGCGAAGGCCACCACCAGCGGCGGGCTCATGAGGAAGTTCGCCTTCACCGCCTGGTGGATGCGCGCCTCGAAGTTGCGGTTGCCGGAGAGCACCGCCGCGCAGACGAGGTCGTGCTTCGCGAGCACCTGCTCGATGCGGGGGTCGAGCGGGCCCGAGTTGCCGATGCAGGTGGTGCAGCCGTAGCCCACCACGTCGAAGCCGAGCTTCGCGAGCGGCGCGAGGAGCCCGGTCTTCTCGAGGTAGCTCGTGACCACCCGCGAGCCGGGGGCGAGCGAGGTCTTCACGGTGGGCTTCACGCGCAGGCCGCGCTCGACCGCCTTCTTCGCGAGGAGCCCCGCCGCCAGCATCACGCTGGGGTTCGAGGTGTTGGTGCAGCTCGTGATGGCCGCGATGACGACGTCGCCGTGGCCGAGCGCGATGTCGGCGGTGGCGAGGCGCGCCTGCCCGGAGGCGCCGGCCACCCGATCGGGCGTGGGCCGGTTGTTCATCATCTCCAGCTCGGTGAGCGGGTTCGTGTTCATCACGCTGAGGCGGGTGGGCGCGGTGTGCGGCTCCTGGAGCCCGCCGCCGGGCTGCGTCCCGTTCGCCTCCTCGCCGCGGTACCGCTGCCCGAGCTCGGAGGCCGGCCGGGCGAAGCCGCCCTGGGCGGTGAGCAGCGAGGTGAAGCGCTCCTTCAGCGCGGCGAGCGGCACCCGGTCCTGCGGCCGCTTCGGGCCCGCCACCGACGGCTCCACCGAGGCGAGGTCGAGGTCGACCACCTGCGAGTAGTCGCACGCGCCCTGGCGCGGGGTGCCGAACAGCCCCTGCGCCTCGTAGTAGGCGCGGATGAGCCGCACCTGCTCGGCGGGCCGGCCCGTCGCCTCGAAGTAGCGCAGGGTCTGCTCGTCCACCGGGAAGAGGCCCAGCGTGGCGCCGTACTCGGGCGCCATGTTGGCGATGGTGGCGCGCATCGGCGCGGGCAGGGCGGCCGCGCCCTCGCCGTGGAACTCGACGAACTTCCCCACCACCTTGGTCCGGCGGAGCAGCTCGGTGACGGTGAGGACGAGGTCGGTGCCGGTGACGCCGGCGCGCAGCGCGCCGTGGAGGTGGACGCCCACCACGTCCGGCGTGAGGAAGGCGGAGGGCTGGCCCAGCATGGCCGCCTCGGCCTCGATGCCGCCCACGCCCCAGCCCACGATGCCGAGGCCGTTGATCATGGTGGTGTGCGAGTCGGTGCCGACGAGCGTGTCCGGGTAGAGCACCCCGCCCTGCTCCAGCACGCCCCGCGCCAGGTACTCGAGGTTCACCTGGTGGCAGATGCCGAGCCCGGGGGGCACGATGCGGAAGGTCTCGAAGGCCTGCGTCCCCCACTTCAGGAACTCGTACCGCTGCCGGTTGCGGTGGAACTCCATCTCCACGTTGCGCTCGAGCGC containing:
- a CDS encoding aconitate hydratase, whose translation is MEDRLGTQRELELGGGKRARYHALAALEQQGFGAMGRLPVSIRIVLESLARNCDGHRVREEDVRALAGWQPDAPRTREVPFVVGRVLLQDFTGVPLLVDLAAMRSAMARLGQDPRRVEPRVPVDLVIDHSVQVDAFGSPDALERNVEMEFHRNRQRYEFLKWGTQAFETFRIVPPGLGICHQVNLEYLARGVLEQGGVLYPDTLVGTDSHTTMINGLGIVGWGVGGIEAEAAMLGQPSAFLTPDVVGVHLHGALRAGVTGTDLVLTVTELLRRTKVVGKFVEFHGEGAAALPAPMRATIANMAPEYGATLGLFPVDEQTLRYFEATGRPAEQVRLIRAYYEAQGLFGTPRQGACDYSQVVDLDLASVEPSVAGPKRPQDRVPLAALKERFTSLLTAQGGFARPASELGQRYRGEEANGTQPGGGLQEPHTAPTRLSVMNTNPLTELEMMNNRPTPDRVAGASGQARLATADIALGHGDVVIAAITSCTNTSNPSVMLAAGLLAKKAVERGLRVKPTVKTSLAPGSRVVTSYLEKTGLLAPLAKLGFDVVGYGCTTCIGNSGPLDPRIEQVLAKHDLVCAAVLSGNRNFEARIHQAVKANFLMSPPLVVAFALAGDVARDLTREPLGQGKDGKDVYLRDVWPSEEEVQAVLFAASDPAEYRRNYHDVQSQSAAWNALPAPSGETYAWDAQSTYVREPPYFLPFSKEPAAPGALRGARALAIFGESVTTDHISPAGSIKPSSPAGRYLQEQGVPVQDFNSYGARRGNHEVMVRGTFANVRIKNLMVPGVEGGVTVHQPDGRQLSIHEAALLYEREGVPLVVLAGQEYGTGSSRDWAAKGTRLLGVRAVVARSFERIHRSNLVGMGVLPCQFAEGVSAESLGLDGTEVYDLLGVEGALAPRQQVTLVVHRRDGREERVPLTLRIDTPVEVEYFRHGGILPYVLRQLAARA